Proteins from a single region of Candidatus Binataceae bacterium:
- a CDS encoding alcohol dehydrogenase catalytic domain-containing protein yields MKGTVFHGPHDVRVEKVKDAELKASTDAIVRITRAAICGSDLHFYHGGFPIEPGFVLGHEGVGVVEEVGKGVAHLRKGQRVVVSGLVACGGCFFCRRGQPSQCAESGGAVFGYGKNSARNLGWLGGEQAEAVNVPLADYTCYPIPNGIDDEAAVFLADILPTSYFGALNG; encoded by the coding sequence ATGAAAGGCACGGTTTTTCACGGACCGCATGACGTCCGCGTCGAGAAGGTCAAGGACGCGGAGCTAAAAGCTTCGACCGACGCGATTGTACGTATCACACGGGCGGCTATATGCGGCTCGGATTTGCATTTCTACCACGGCGGATTCCCGATTGAGCCCGGCTTCGTGCTCGGTCACGAGGGCGTTGGCGTCGTCGAGGAAGTTGGCAAAGGCGTCGCGCATCTGCGCAAAGGCCAGCGCGTCGTCGTATCGGGCCTGGTCGCCTGCGGCGGATGCTTCTTCTGCCGCCGCGGCCAGCCCTCGCAATGCGCAGAAAGCGGCGGCGCCGTCTTCGGCTACGGCAAGAACTCGGCGCGCAACCTCGGATGGCTCGGCGGCGAGCAAGCCGAGGCCGTCAACGTGCCGCTGGCCGACTACACCTGCTACCCGATCCCCAACGGAATCGACGATGAAGCGGCAGTCTTCCTGGCGGATATTCTGCCAACGAGCTACTTCGGTGCGCTCAACGG
- a CDS encoding universal stress protein, giving the protein MIQNVKKILAPVDFSEFSMDAMRGARELAADVGAEIHLVHVVVPHFHFIPLPLATSGDQSFELTREAAMTQQAEEELARIKKDEFGNSAKVSTAVLKGAPVDQLVQYAEENQIDLILLSTRGRTGAARVMIGSVAEKLVRLAQCSVLVLRRAAA; this is encoded by the coding sequence ATGATTCAAAACGTCAAGAAGATTCTTGCCCCGGTAGACTTCTCCGAGTTCTCAATGGACGCCATGCGCGGCGCCAGGGAACTAGCCGCCGACGTCGGCGCCGAGATCCATCTCGTTCACGTCGTCGTGCCGCACTTCCATTTCATCCCGCTCCCGCTTGCGACCAGCGGCGACCAGAGCTTTGAGCTCACCCGCGAAGCGGCGATGACGCAGCAGGCTGAAGAAGAGCTCGCTCGCATCAAGAAGGACGAATTCGGCAATTCGGCCAAGGTCTCAACCGCGGTGTTGAAGGGCGCGCCGGTCGACCAGCTCGTCCAATATGCGGAAGAGAACCAAATCGACCTGATACTGCTCTCGACGCGGGGCCGGACCGGAGCGGCGCGCGTGATGATCGGCAGCGTGGCGGAAAAGCTCGTGCGCCTGGCGCAGTGCTCGGTTCTCGTATTACGCCGCGCGGCAGCCTGA
- a CDS encoding nuclear transport factor 2 family protein has translation MSLETQKETALSFLKSFENPDPKLYEKILADNFEFEMMGRLPGIAPMRGKEAFLKTMPATLKAMFPKGLNLKFHTVIAEGSHVAIQCESDTTAGNGKKYANRYHFYFRFAGDKIEQAREYNDVNHVREVFMS, from the coding sequence ATGAGTCTTGAGACGCAAAAAGAAACCGCGCTTTCGTTTCTGAAGAGCTTCGAGAATCCCGATCCCAAGCTCTACGAAAAAATTCTCGCTGACAATTTTGAATTCGAGATGATGGGCCGGCTGCCGGGCATTGCGCCGATGCGGGGCAAAGAGGCCTTCCTCAAAACGATGCCGGCCACGTTGAAGGCGATGTTTCCCAAGGGCCTGAATCTGAAGTTCCACACCGTGATCGCCGAGGGGTCGCATGTCGCGATCCAGTGCGAATCGGACACGACGGCGGGCAACGGCAAGAAGTACGCGAACCGGTATCACTTCTATTTTCGTTTCGCCGGCGACAAGATCGAACAAGCCCGCGAATATAACGACGTAAATCACGTCCGCGAAGTCTTCATGAGCTAG
- a CDS encoding MoaD/ThiS family protein, with protein MASVVIPSLLRKYTGGVDRAEIAGSSLRELIRNLDAKFPGLGEQLTLDGDLRPSIAVSVDGEIATGGVLEKIGPSSEVHFLPAIGGGSS; from the coding sequence ATGGCAAGCGTCGTAATTCCTTCGCTGCTGCGCAAATACACGGGCGGTGTCGATCGCGCCGAGATCGCCGGAAGCTCACTGCGCGAGTTGATTCGTAATCTCGACGCGAAGTTTCCCGGCCTTGGTGAGCAGCTTACCCTGGACGGCGACCTGCGCCCTTCGATTGCGGTCTCTGTAGACGGGGAGATAGCAACGGGCGGGGTTCTGGAGAAAATCGGCCCGTCGAGCGAGGTTCACTTCCTGCCCGCAATCGGCGGCGGTTCATCCTGA
- a CDS encoding xanthine dehydrogenase family protein molybdopterin-binding subunit: protein MEGTNGQGKKFKVIGTRPIRHDGVDKVTGRARYGADYAFPGMLHGKVLRSPHPHAIIKSINFEKALKLPGVKAIVTSADLPEAESKIEQAGEMAINPHYLSMNILARGKVLYDGHAIAAVAATSPHIAEEALKLIEVQYEILPPAMTVDVAMKPGAPILLSDLRNKEEGDKQTNVAQHYQFKRGDLEAGFKSADFIIEREFNTAMVHQGYIEPHNAVGMYNNDGQATIYCSTQGPFDVRSLSAQVLGMPVGKIKVVPAEIGGGFGGKTTIYLEPLSVLLSKKTGHPVKLTMSRSEVLRASGPTSGSKIKVKMGATKDGKLVAAQIWMAYEAGAFPGSPVGAGAMCIIAPYAIEHFVIDAYDVVVNRPKTAAYRAPGATNAAMASETVVDELAEKCGLDPLDFRIKNAVKEGLAQIVGPPFKAIGFIETCEAIKNSPHYKSKLTGPYRGRGVASGFWFNAGMQSSATVNIHTDGTASVVTGSPDIGGSRASMAMITAEVLGLSVSDVRPVVTDTDSIGHTDVTGGSRVTFATGTAVYEAAQDAIRQLKERAAKVLEKKTEEVEFVDGSFRAIGNGVPPLSLKQLASKLARTGGPITGRASVNARGVGPGFATTCVDVEVDPDTGKVQILRATIAQDAGKAIHPSYVEGQMQGGTAQGIGWGLNEEYFYDDKGILRNIGLLDYRMPTCLDLPMIETAIVEVPNPGHPLGVRGVGEVSIVPPPAALANAIYRAIGVRMDTLPMSPPRILKAILKNRASTQSAAAD from the coding sequence ATGGAAGGAACCAACGGTCAGGGCAAAAAATTTAAGGTCATCGGCACTCGTCCGATTCGCCACGACGGCGTCGATAAAGTCACCGGCCGCGCACGCTACGGCGCCGACTACGCGTTCCCCGGGATGCTGCACGGCAAAGTGCTGCGCAGCCCACATCCCCACGCGATTATCAAATCGATAAATTTCGAGAAGGCACTCAAGCTGCCCGGCGTGAAGGCCATCGTCACGTCAGCCGATCTGCCCGAAGCCGAGAGCAAGATCGAGCAGGCCGGCGAGATGGCGATCAATCCGCACTACCTCTCGATGAACATCCTGGCGCGCGGCAAGGTCCTGTACGACGGCCATGCGATCGCGGCCGTGGCGGCGACGAGCCCGCATATCGCGGAAGAAGCGCTCAAGTTGATCGAGGTCCAGTACGAAATCTTGCCGCCCGCGATGACGGTCGATGTTGCGATGAAGCCGGGCGCGCCAATCCTGCTCAGCGATCTGCGCAACAAAGAGGAAGGTGACAAGCAGACCAACGTCGCGCAGCACTACCAATTCAAGCGCGGCGACCTCGAAGCCGGGTTCAAGTCGGCGGATTTCATCATCGAGCGCGAATTCAACACCGCGATGGTCCATCAGGGCTACATCGAGCCGCACAACGCCGTCGGGATGTACAACAACGACGGGCAGGCCACGATTTACTGCTCGACGCAGGGCCCATTCGATGTCCGCTCGCTGAGCGCGCAGGTGCTGGGCATGCCGGTCGGCAAGATCAAAGTCGTTCCGGCGGAAATCGGTGGCGGCTTCGGCGGCAAGACGACGATCTATCTAGAGCCGCTCTCGGTTCTGCTTTCCAAGAAAACCGGGCATCCGGTGAAGCTCACGATGTCGCGCTCGGAAGTACTGCGCGCCTCGGGACCGACCTCAGGCTCGAAGATCAAAGTGAAGATGGGCGCGACCAAGGACGGCAAGCTGGTCGCGGCGCAAATCTGGATGGCCTACGAGGCCGGCGCCTTTCCGGGCTCGCCGGTCGGCGCCGGTGCGATGTGTATCATCGCGCCATACGCTATCGAGCATTTCGTAATCGACGCCTACGACGTGGTCGTGAACCGCCCCAAGACGGCGGCCTATCGAGCGCCTGGTGCGACCAACGCCGCGATGGCGTCGGAGACGGTGGTCGATGAGCTCGCGGAGAAATGCGGCCTCGATCCGCTCGATTTCCGAATCAAGAATGCCGTCAAGGAAGGCCTGGCGCAGATCGTTGGACCCCCTTTCAAGGCGATTGGTTTCATCGAGACCTGCGAGGCGATCAAGAACAGCCCGCACTACAAATCGAAGCTGACCGGCCCCTATCGCGGCCGCGGCGTCGCCTCGGGCTTCTGGTTCAACGCCGGAATGCAGTCCTCGGCGACGGTCAATATTCACACCGACGGCACTGCGAGCGTCGTGACCGGCTCGCCTGATATCGGCGGCTCGCGCGCGTCGATGGCGATGATTACCGCGGAAGTCCTGGGACTGTCAGTCAGCGATGTGCGCCCGGTCGTCACCGATACGGACTCAATCGGTCACACCGACGTGACCGGCGGCAGCCGCGTAACGTTCGCCACCGGAACGGCCGTGTACGAGGCCGCGCAAGACGCGATACGGCAGCTCAAGGAACGCGCCGCCAAAGTGCTCGAGAAGAAGACCGAGGAAGTCGAATTCGTCGATGGCTCCTTCCGCGCGATCGGCAACGGCGTTCCGCCGCTCAGCCTGAAGCAGCTCGCGTCCAAGCTCGCGCGCACCGGCGGACCGATCACCGGTCGCGCCAGCGTCAATGCGCGCGGCGTCGGACCGGGATTCGCTACCACCTGCGTCGATGTCGAAGTCGATCCTGATACCGGCAAGGTCCAGATCCTCCGTGCCACCATCGCCCAGGATGCCGGCAAGGCGATTCATCCGAGCTATGTCGAGGGCCAGATGCAAGGTGGCACCGCGCAGGGCATCGGCTGGGGCCTCAACGAGGAATACTTCTACGACGACAAGGGTATCCTCCGTAACATCGGGTTACTCGACTACCGAATGCCGACCTGCCTCGACCTGCCGATGATCGAGACGGCAATCGTCGAGGTGCCAAACCCGGGGCATCCGCTGGGAGTTCGTGGTGTCGGCGAAGTTTCGATTGTGCCGCCGCCGGCCGCGCTCGCCAACGCGATCTATCGGGCCATTGGCGTCCGCATGGATACGCTGCCGATGTCGCCGCCGCGCATCCTCAAGGCAATCCTGAAAAATCGCGCCTCAACCCAATCCGCCGCTGCGGATTAA
- a CDS encoding (2Fe-2S)-binding protein: protein MSKKTLVEATINGETVEFLCEPRQSMLECLRDVLELTGAKEGCLTGDCGACSINVNGRVVCSCLMFGPEAQGKTITTVEGLAEGNRLHTLQQKFLEHASLQCGICTPGFLMAAKGLLDRNPNPTEPEIRYALAGNLCRCTGYDKIVRAVQDAAQTLRSSNEGKAAAR from the coding sequence ATGTCCAAGAAGACACTGGTCGAAGCAACAATTAACGGCGAAACCGTCGAATTTCTCTGCGAGCCGCGCCAGAGCATGCTCGAATGCCTGCGCGACGTGCTGGAATTGACGGGCGCCAAGGAAGGATGCCTGACCGGAGACTGCGGCGCCTGCAGCATCAACGTCAACGGGCGCGTCGTGTGCTCGTGCTTGATGTTCGGCCCGGAGGCCCAAGGCAAAACGATTACCACCGTCGAGGGGCTCGCCGAAGGCAACCGGCTGCATACGCTGCAGCAGAAGTTCCTCGAGCATGCGAGCCTGCAATGCGGAATCTGCACGCCCGGCTTCCTGATGGCGGCCAAGGGCCTGCTCGATCGCAACCCAAATCCGACTGAACCCGAGATTCGTTACGCACTGGCCGGCAATCTTTGCCGATGCACGGGTTACGACAAGATTGTCCGTGCAGTACAAGATGCGGCGCAGACGCTGCGTTCGTCGAACGAGGGCAAGGCCGCCGCGCGCTAA
- a CDS encoding xanthine dehydrogenase family protein subunit M: MHAINYEAPSTIDQAVGLLKAHGEKARPFCGGTDLIIQMRAGVRTPDYVVDLKNIKEMRNISFDAKTGLRLGAAASCIEIHESEVMRRNYPGLTEAAHLIGSLQIQNRASVGGNLCNGSPAADSTPALIAIGARARLVGPNGEREVPVEQFVLSPGRTVIQPGELLVELLAAAPAPHTSDAYLRLIPRNEMDIAIVGVGSSVTLDGDKVTAARIGLGAVAATPLLGAKAAESLIGKKLDDAALDTAARLASEQAAPIDDMRGTVEYRKHITGVLTRRTLLIAAERARKK, from the coding sequence TTGCACGCGATTAACTACGAAGCTCCATCTACGATCGACCAGGCGGTCGGTCTGCTGAAGGCGCATGGCGAGAAGGCGCGGCCGTTCTGCGGCGGCACTGATCTCATCATCCAGATGCGCGCCGGAGTGCGGACGCCCGACTACGTGGTCGATCTCAAGAACATCAAGGAGATGCGCAACATCTCGTTCGATGCAAAGACCGGCCTGCGGCTTGGCGCGGCCGCTTCGTGTATCGAGATTCACGAGAGCGAAGTGATGCGCCGCAACTATCCCGGTCTGACCGAGGCGGCGCATCTGATTGGCTCGCTGCAGATTCAGAATCGCGCATCGGTCGGCGGCAACCTGTGCAACGGATCGCCCGCTGCGGATTCGACGCCGGCGCTAATCGCGATCGGTGCGCGAGCGCGCCTGGTCGGGCCTAACGGCGAGCGCGAGGTTCCGGTCGAGCAGTTCGTGCTGTCGCCCGGCCGCACCGTGATTCAGCCCGGCGAACTGCTCGTCGAGTTGCTTGCGGCCGCACCTGCGCCCCATACCTCCGATGCCTATTTGCGGCTGATCCCGCGCAACGAAATGGATATCGCGATCGTCGGCGTCGGCTCGTCGGTGACACTTGATGGCGACAAAGTGACTGCGGCCCGAATCGGACTCGGCGCCGTCGCGGCGACTCCTCTACTTGGCGCAAAAGCCGCCGAATCTCTAATCGGTAAAAAGCTCGACGATGCCGCCCTCGATACCGCCGCGCGGCTCGCCAGCGAACAGGCGGCGCCTATCGACGACATGCGCGGTACGGTGGAGTATCGCAAGCACATCACGGGAGTTCTGACCCGGCGCACTTTGCTGATCGCTGCGGAGCGCGCACGCAAAAAGTAA
- a CDS encoding adenylate/guanylate cyclase domain-containing protein, which translates to MRCASCNHDNRAGRRFCAECGAALAAPCAACGASNEPGEKFCGGCGCALSNAPAARLPSSAARAETPRTALRVRPEATIGEIPEGERKTVTALFADIKGSTELEQDLDPEEARAIVDPALKLMIDAARQYDGYVVQSTGDGIFALFGAPVAHEDHPQRALYSAIRMQEELRRYGARLQAEGRAPVEIRIGVNTGEVVVRPIQTGEGQIEYTPIGHTTNLAARLQSIARTGSIVASEQTRKLVEGYFELKSLGPTKMKGVSEHVNVHEVTGLGPLRTRLQRSLGRGLTKFVGRHSEMEAIKRALELARGGRGQIVAAIGEAGVGKSRLFYEFKAIARSGCLTLEAFSVSHGKALACQPLIDLLRNYFEITPLDDERKRREKVTGKVLALDRALEDSLPYLFSMLGIGEGAESPVLNGVDPQLLRKRTFDALKRMLSRESLNQPLLIVFEDLHWVDNETQEFLDLLADGIANARVLLLVNYRPEYRHDWGARSYYTQLRLDPLGKDSAEEMLGALFGEQASAKDGATTRDGLQALKRFIIEKTQGNPFFMEEMVQALYDQGALVRDGGGVTAAMTVAEIKIPATVQGILASRIDRLVAGDKELLQTLAVIGKEFPLGLVMRVAPGPDEQLQRSLSNLQLAEFIYEQSAFPEVEYTFKHALTLEVAYNSMLTERRKAMHERIGRAMEEQFAGRLGDHFGELARHYSRAAKPAKAIEYLRLAAQQAAERSSYTEAISYVNNGLEILAGLPQSEQRDRDELQLRVTLGLSLMAAEGFDSDEVESAFRRASVLARELKETIFQFAVLNGLWGFHFTRGHVNQAVEISQDMMAVAEQLKDPESISSSHTAMGAALHYAGDLPAARRHLEQAAAVKNASGSRAGSYHFGPDPTVICLTTLGGVLLELGYPDQALKRAKEAMAAVDAASDPFSMVMAMVFNGEAHCARREAAKGGELARAVVAMCEEKGYPFWLSVGRRMVGWALMLQGQLREAIDLMEEDLQRFTGPAAEMVHYRSLLSIADCYSHIGEPHRALALLDQWHALRAKVELNMADSYYYRLRGRLSFRAGAYDEAEASYHKAIEAARIRNSKSDELRVATELALLLDKQGRRDEACRTLADTYGWFTEGFDTGDLKQAKSLVEELSARPVSGEH; encoded by the coding sequence ATGCGTTGCGCGTCCTGCAATCACGACAACCGCGCCGGGCGCCGCTTCTGCGCGGAATGCGGGGCCGCGCTCGCCGCGCCGTGCGCCGCGTGCGGCGCATCGAACGAGCCCGGCGAGAAGTTCTGCGGCGGCTGCGGGTGCGCGCTTTCCAACGCGCCGGCGGCCCGCCTTCCATCGTCAGCGGCGCGTGCGGAGACTCCCAGGACGGCGCTGCGGGTTCGCCCGGAAGCGACGATCGGCGAAATTCCCGAGGGCGAGCGCAAGACGGTCACGGCGTTGTTCGCCGACATCAAGGGCTCGACCGAGCTGGAGCAGGACCTCGATCCTGAGGAAGCTCGAGCGATTGTCGATCCGGCCCTGAAGCTGATGATCGATGCGGCGCGGCAGTATGACGGCTACGTGGTGCAATCGACCGGCGACGGTATCTTCGCGTTGTTCGGTGCGCCAGTCGCTCACGAGGACCATCCTCAGCGCGCGCTGTATTCAGCGATTCGCATGCAGGAGGAGCTACGGCGCTATGGCGCCAGGCTGCAAGCTGAAGGCCGTGCTCCGGTGGAGATTCGCATTGGCGTCAACACGGGTGAAGTCGTGGTGCGGCCGATCCAGACTGGCGAGGGCCAAATCGAGTACACGCCCATCGGTCACACCACCAATCTAGCGGCGCGCCTCCAGAGCATCGCGCGAACCGGGTCGATCGTCGCGAGCGAGCAGACACGCAAATTGGTGGAGGGATATTTCGAGCTGAAGTCGCTGGGTCCGACCAAAATGAAGGGCGTCAGCGAGCACGTGAATGTCCATGAAGTCACCGGTTTGGGGCCACTTCGAACCCGGTTGCAGCGCTCGCTCGGGCGCGGGCTGACCAAGTTCGTGGGCCGGCACTCCGAGATGGAAGCCATCAAGCGCGCGCTGGAGCTGGCGCGGGGCGGGCGCGGTCAAATCGTCGCTGCGATTGGCGAGGCCGGAGTGGGCAAGTCGCGGCTCTTTTACGAGTTCAAGGCGATCGCGCGAAGCGGATGCCTGACGCTGGAGGCTTTCTCGGTCTCGCACGGCAAGGCGCTCGCCTGCCAGCCGCTTATCGATTTGCTGAGAAATTATTTCGAGATCACTCCTCTCGACGACGAGCGTAAGCGGCGCGAGAAGGTAACCGGCAAGGTCCTCGCGCTGGACCGCGCTCTCGAGGACAGTCTGCCCTATTTGTTTTCGATGCTGGGAATCGGCGAAGGGGCGGAGTCGCCGGTCCTCAACGGAGTCGATCCTCAACTGCTGCGCAAACGCACCTTCGATGCGCTCAAGCGGATGCTTTCGCGCGAGAGTCTCAACCAGCCTTTGCTGATAGTTTTCGAGGACCTTCATTGGGTCGATAACGAGACGCAGGAGTTCCTCGACCTGCTGGCCGATGGCATCGCGAACGCGCGAGTGCTGCTGCTGGTCAACTATCGTCCCGAGTACCGGCACGATTGGGGCGCGAGAAGTTACTATACTCAGTTGCGGCTCGATCCGCTGGGAAAGGACAGCGCCGAAGAGATGCTCGGCGCGCTGTTCGGCGAGCAGGCGTCGGCTAAAGACGGCGCCACGACCCGCGACGGACTCCAAGCGCTCAAGCGGTTTATCATCGAGAAGACCCAGGGCAATCCATTCTTCATGGAAGAGATGGTGCAGGCGCTGTACGACCAGGGCGCGCTTGTGCGCGACGGCGGCGGCGTGACGGCGGCTATGACGGTCGCCGAGATCAAAATCCCGGCGACGGTGCAGGGAATTCTGGCCTCGCGAATCGATCGTCTGGTGGCCGGCGACAAGGAGCTGCTCCAGACCCTGGCCGTGATCGGCAAAGAGTTTCCGCTCGGCCTGGTCATGCGCGTCGCGCCCGGGCCGGACGAACAATTGCAAAGATCGCTCTCCAACCTCCAGCTTGCGGAATTCATCTACGAGCAATCGGCCTTCCCCGAAGTCGAGTACACCTTCAAGCACGCGCTCACGCTGGAAGTTGCCTACAACTCGATGCTGACCGAGCGGCGCAAGGCGATGCACGAGCGGATCGGGCGCGCGATGGAAGAACAATTCGCCGGCCGACTCGGCGATCACTTTGGTGAGTTGGCGCGCCATTACAGCCGCGCCGCCAAGCCCGCCAAGGCGATCGAATATCTGCGCCTTGCCGCTCAGCAGGCCGCGGAGCGCTCGAGCTACACCGAGGCGATTTCCTACGTCAACAACGGACTGGAAATCCTTGCCGGCTTGCCGCAGAGCGAGCAGCGCGATCGCGATGAGCTGCAACTGCGCGTAACGCTGGGCCTCTCGCTGATGGCGGCCGAAGGCTTCGACTCCGATGAAGTCGAGAGCGCTTTCAGGCGCGCATCGGTTCTGGCGCGAGAACTCAAGGAGACGATCTTTCAGTTCGCAGTGTTAAACGGCCTGTGGGGCTTTCATTTCACTCGCGGTCACGTGAACCAGGCCGTGGAAATCTCTCAGGACATGATGGCCGTCGCCGAGCAATTGAAGGATCCGGAATCGATCAGCTCCTCTCATACCGCGATGGGAGCGGCGCTTCATTACGCCGGGGACTTGCCGGCCGCTCGCCGCCATCTGGAACAAGCCGCCGCCGTGAAGAACGCATCCGGATCACGGGCTGGGAGTTATCACTTTGGCCCGGACCCCACCGTAATCTGTCTCACCACTTTGGGCGGGGTGCTGTTGGAGCTGGGCTATCCAGACCAAGCGCTGAAGCGGGCGAAGGAGGCGATGGCGGCCGTTGATGCCGCCTCCGACCCGTTCAGCATGGTGATGGCGATGGTGTTTAACGGCGAGGCTCACTGTGCGCGCCGGGAAGCCGCCAAGGGCGGAGAGTTGGCGCGCGCGGTCGTGGCGATGTGCGAGGAGAAGGGTTATCCATTCTGGCTGTCGGTGGGACGAAGAATGGTCGGATGGGCTCTAATGTTGCAAGGGCAGCTGAGAGAGGCCATCGATCTGATGGAGGAAGACTTACAGCGATTCACTGGGCCTGCGGCCGAGATGGTTCACTATCGATCCTTGCTGAGCATCGCCGACTGTTACTCACATATCGGCGAGCCGCATCGCGCTCTCGCGTTACTAGACCAGTGGCATGCGCTCCGCGCTAAGGTCGAACTTAACATGGCCGACTCTTACTACTATCGCCTGCGCGGCAGGCTGTCTTTCCGGGCCGGAGCCTACGACGAAGCCGAGGCGAGCTATCACAAGGCGATAGAGGCGGCGAGGATCCGCAACAGCAAGTCGGATGAGCTGCGCGTGGCGACAGAACTCGCGTTGCTGCTCGACAAGCAGGGGCGTCGCGACGAGGCATGCCGGACGCTCGCGGATACCTATGGATGGTTCACCGAGGGCTTTGACACCGGCGACTTGAAGCAAGCCAAGTCGCTGGTCGAGGAGCTGTCGGCGCGTCCCGTCTCTGGCGAACATTGA
- a CDS encoding NUDIX domain-containing protein codes for MSDRTMVTFSSGGAGFTYRVGAIIIRDDHVLLMRNLAEDYWFVPGGRVEIGEPAEKALAREIAEELNVTASVERLIWINENFFRAGQTYQHELALYFSVAIPAEVHSDLSMTFYADEADGSRFEVAWHRTKTLKDIYLVPSFLSEALTNIPGSVRHVIHVDDSARDWIS; via the coding sequence ATGTCAGATCGAACGATGGTGACATTTAGTTCTGGCGGGGCCGGTTTTACGTATCGGGTCGGCGCGATCATTATTCGCGACGACCACGTGCTTCTGATGCGCAACCTCGCCGAGGATTATTGGTTCGTGCCAGGCGGCCGGGTCGAAATCGGCGAGCCTGCGGAAAAAGCTCTTGCGCGAGAAATCGCAGAGGAGTTGAACGTCACGGCCAGCGTGGAGCGACTAATCTGGATAAACGAGAATTTCTTCCGCGCCGGACAAACGTACCAACATGAATTGGCCCTCTATTTCAGCGTCGCAATACCTGCCGAGGTTCATTCGGACCTCTCGATGACCTTCTACGCTGACGAGGCCGACGGTTCGCGATTCGAGGTGGCCTGGCACCGGACGAAGACCCTCAAAGACATCTACCTGGTACCCAGCTTCCTGAGTGAAGCGCTTACAAACATACCAGGCAGTGTTCGGCACGTGATTCACGTCGACGATTCCGCTCGCGATTGGATATCTTGA